A DNA window from Fragaria vesca subsp. vesca linkage group LG3, FraVesHawaii_1.0, whole genome shotgun sequence contains the following coding sequences:
- the LOC101296473 gene encoding uncharacterized protein LOC101296473 produces MAEIQGGNSGSFVMRDYRKGNWTVGETMVLIEAKKMDEERRVMKRSGSSSRDHGADETPRSIIKPAELRWKWVEDYCWKKGCLRSQNQCNDKWDNLMRDYKKVREYERRSSVVGGENKELPSYWKLEKSERKERNLPTNMVPQIYDALVEVVEKREMGRIVVGGNGGGGGASISGSISPNPNIGYVVERPMISGVHHSTVLSPPVMQQQLIQAQPIAAVHLLPAPLAAQPPPPLPYSQPIPPVDTDTSEHSDSPAKRRRRGGGRASGGGGDQQQGISTSGTVSAGTSSEVGTAISRGASIIAEALQGCEEREERRHREILSMHERRIQIEETKTEVNRQGISGLVDAINKLANSIHALASNNQSQSSAPK; encoded by the exons ATGGCTGAAATTCAGGGAGGGAATAGTGGCAGTTTTGTAATGAGGGACTACAGGAAAGGGAACTGGACAGTGGGGGAGACAATGGTTCTGATAGAGGCAAAGAAGATGGATGAGGAGAGAAGAGTAATGAAGAGAAGTGGTAGTTCCAGTAGGGATCATGGTGCTGATGAGACCCCAAGATCAATAATCAAACCAGCTGAGCTGAGATGGAAATGGGTGGAAGACTATTGCTGGAAGAAAGGGTGCTTGAGAAGCCAAAACCAATGCAATGACAAGTGGGACAATCTCATGAGGGACTACAAGAAAGTGAGGGAGTATGAGAGGAGAAGTAGTGTAGTGGGGGGTGAGAATAAGGAGTTGCCATCTTACTGGAAGCTTGAGAAGAGTGAAAGGAAAGAGAGGAACTTGCCTACCAATATGGTGCCTCAGATTTATGACGCTTTGGTTGAGGTGGTGGAGAAGAGAGAGATGGGTAGAATTGTGGTGGGTGGTAATGGTGGTGGTGGTGGTGCTTCTATTTCTGGGTCCATTAGTCCTAACCCCAACATTGGATATGTGGTGGAGAGGCCCATGATTAGTGGTGTTCATCACTCTACAGTGCTCTCTCCTCCTGTGATGCAACAGCAGCTGATCCAAGCTCAACCAATTGCAGCAGTGCATCTTTTACCAGCACCATTGGCAGCTCAACCACCACCTCCGCTTCCATATTCTCAACCTATTCCCCCAGTAG ATACTGATACAAGTGAGCATTCAGACTCACCAGCCAAAAGGAGGAGGAGAGGAGGAGGAAGAGCAAGTGGTGGAGGTGGAGATCAGCAGCAGGGGATCAGTACCAGTGGTACTGTGAGTGCAGGCACCTCAAGTGAAGTGGGCACTGCTATTTCCAGAGGAGCTTCCATAATTGCAGAAGCTCTTCAGGGCTGTGAGGAGAGAGAAGAAAGGAGGCACAGAGAGATTTTGAGTATGCATGAGAGGAGGATTCAGATTGAGGAGACTAAAACTGAGGTCAACAGGCAAGGCATTAGTGGCCTTGTTGATGCCATTAACAAGCTTGCTAATTCCATCCATGCCTTGGCTTCCAACAACCAAAGCCAATCTTCAGCTCCAAAATGA
- the LOC101306307 gene encoding ras-related protein RABF2b-like, with protein sequence MATTGNKNINAKLVLLGDVGAGKSSLVLRFVKGQFIEFQESTIGAAFFSQTLAVNDATVKFEIWDTAGQERYHSLAPMYYRGAAAAIIVYDLTNQASFERAKKWVLELKSQGNPNMVMALAGNKADLVESRKVAAEEAQAYAQENGLFFLETSAKTADNVNDVFYEIAKRLPRVQPVQNPAGMVLMDRPAERVASSSCCA encoded by the exons ATGGCCACCACCGGGAACAAGAATATTAATGCCAAATTG GTGCTTCTTGGTGATGTTGGAGCTGGCAAGTCTAGTCTAGTGTTGCGCTTTGTTAAAGGACAGTTCATTGAATTTCAG GAATCCACAATTGGTGCTGCCTTCTTCTCACAAACATTGGCCGTAAATGACGCAACTGTAAAATTTGAGATTTGGGATACAGCAGGTCAAGAGAGGTATCATAGTTTGGCACCAATGTATTATAGAGGAGCTGCTGCTGCAATAATTGTGTATGATTTAACTAATCAA GCCTCCTTTGAGCGAGCGAAAAAATGGGTGCTAGAACTGAAATCACAAG GCAATCCAAATATGGTCATGGCACTAGCTGGGAATAAAGCAGATCTGGTAGAGTCAAGGAAGGTGGCAGCAGAG GAGGCACAAGCATATGCTCAGGAGAATGGCCTTTTCTTCCTTGAAACCTCTGCCAAAACTGCAGACAATGTCAATGACGTTTTCTATGAGATAG CAAAAAGATTACCCCGAGTGCAGCCTGTGCAGAACCCTGCAGGAATGGTTCTGATGGATAGACCTGCTGAAAGGGTAGCAAGTTCATCTTGTTGCGCTTGA
- the LOC101296757 gene encoding aspartic proteinase nepenthesin-2-like encodes MNPFFILLLIAFLSFNQTLARQRPISTTSLVLGMRHSRSSIRSPVSSSNSKKIPSQVLDLMEPLREVRDGYLISLNLGTPPQVIQVYMDTGSDLTWVPCGNLSFSCMDCDDYRNTILNPTFSPSASSSSVRDLCGSPFCTDIHSSDNPLDPCTIAGCSLSTLIKGTCPRPCPSFAYTYGAGGVVVGTLSRDTLRVHGTSSSPSNVTSEIPSFCFGCIGSTFREPIGIAGFGRGPLSLPSQLGFLQKGFSHCFLAFKYMNNPNISSPLVIGDVAISSKQNLQFTPMLKSPIYPNNYYIGLEAITIGNNSITQVPLSLREFDSQGNGGMLIDSGTTYTHLPEPFYSDVLSVLQSLITYPRAKEMEMKTSFDLCYKVPYTTNAFTDELFPSITFHFLNNVSLGLPQGNHFYAMGAPINSTVVKCLLFQTMDDGDYGPAGVFGSFQQQNVEVVYDLQKDRIGFQAMDCASAAASQGLHKR; translated from the coding sequence ATGAATCCCTTCTTTATCCTTTTGCTCATTGCATTCCTGAGTTTCAACCAAACCCTAGCCAGACAGAGGCCAATTAGCACTACATCCCTAGTACTTGGTATGAGGCATTCTAGGAGCTCCATTAGAAGTCCAGTATCCTCCTCTAACTCGAAGAAGATACCATCACAAGTCTTGGACTTGATGGAGCCACTGAGGGAAGTGAGAGATGGGTATCTGATATCTCTCAATTTGGGGACACCCCCACAAGTCATTCAAGTTTATATGGACACTGGTAGTGACCTTACTTGGGTTCCTTGTGGAAATCTCTCTTTTAGCTGCATGGATTGTGACGACTATAGAAACACTATACTAAACCCTACTTTCTCTCCTTCAGCTTCTTCTTCATCAGTTAGAGACCTATGTGGTAGCCCCTTTTGCACTGATATCCATAGCTCCGATAACCCTCTCGATCCATGCACCATTGCCGGTTGCTCACTCAGTACCCTGATTAAGGGAACTTGTCCTAGACCATGCCCTTCGTTTGCTTATACATATGGTGCGGGTGGGGTTGTCGTAGGAACCCTTAGTAGAGATACACTTAGGGTTCATGGAACTAGTAGTAGCCCAAGCAATGTCACTAGTGAAATTCCCAGTTTCTGTTTTGGGTGCATTGGTTCTACTTTTAGAGAACCAATTGGGATTGCAGGGTTTGGTCGGGGACCGCTTTCCCTCCCATCACAACTAGGGTTCCTACAGAAGGGCTTCTCTCACTGTTTCTTGGCCTTCAAGTACATGAACAATCCCAACATTTCAAGCCCTCTTGTTATAGGAGATGTTGCTATTTCTTCTAAACAAAATTTGCAATTCACTCCGATGTTGAAGAGTCCCATTTACCCGAATAACTACTATATTGGTTTGGAAGCTATCACGATAGGTAACAATAGTATTACACAAGTGCCCTTAAGCTTGAGAGAGTTTGATTCACAAGGTAATGGGGGCATGTTGATTGACTCAGGAACCACTTATACTCATCTCCCTGAGCCATTTTACTCAGACGTTCTTTCAGTTCTCCAGTCATTGATAACATATCCTAGAGCCAAGGAGATGGAGATGAAGACTTCTTTTGATCTTTGTTATAAAGTTCCATACACAACCAATGCTTTCACAGATGAACTCTTTCCTTCAATCACTTTCCATTTCTTGAACAATGTAAGCCTTGGTTTGCCTCAAGGCAATCACTTCTATGCTATGGGAGCTCCAATCAACTCCACTGTGGTGAAATGCTTGTTGTTCCAAACCATGGATGATGGCGATTATGGGCCGGCCGGAGTGTTTGGGAGCTTCCAGCAACAAAATGTGGAGGTCGTGTATGACTTGCAGAAGGATAGAATTGGGTTTCAAGCAATGGACTGTGCTTCAGCTGCAGCCTCTCAAGGACTTCACAAAAGATAG
- the LOC101306602 gene encoding transmembrane protein 56-B-like: protein MAVPRKTAMAIKSYQNQAEDLVKSYLLADPFMPYTSVIGGIFLCKLVYDLTQLISTFYIKSYASLTKIQRIEWNSRGISSIHAIFITVLSLYFVFWSDLFSDQQLAGLVTFRSSSLSVFGLGVSVGYFCADLGMLLWLYPSLGGMEYVLHHSLAGIAVAYSMFSGEGQLYTYMILISEITTPEINMRWYLDTAGMKRSSAYLINGIVIFFSWLGARILLFGYMFYHVYLHYDQVIQMHIFGYMLVFAVPAVLAIMNLMWFGKIIKGLIKQLSKRQ from the exons ATGGCAGTGCCCAGAAAGACAGCAATGGCAATTAAATCTTACCAAAATCAGGCTGAAGATCTGGTTAAAAGCTACTTACTAGCGGATCCGTTTATGCCATATACTTCCGTTATTGGAGGAATATTTTTGTGCAAACTG GTCTATGATCTTACCCAGTTAATTAGTACCTTTTACATCAAAAGTTATGCTAGTCTTACAAAAATCCAACGAATCGAGTGGAACAGTCG AGGAATCTCCAGCATCCATGCTATTTTTATCACAGTTCTTTCCTTGTACTTTGTTTTCTGGTCCGATCTCTTTTCAGACCAACAGCTAGCTGGCCTTGTTACATTTCGAAGCTCATCGTTGTCTGTATTTGGATTAGGG GTCTCTGTTGGGTACTTCTGTGCGGACCTAGGAATGTTACTGTGGCTATATCCTTCTTTAGGTGGAATGGAGTAT GTCCTCCATCACTCACTTGCTGGAATTGCGGTAGCGTACTCCATGTTTTCTGGGGAAGGGCAACTTTATACATACATGATCCTCATCTCTGAGATCACTACTCCAGAGATCAATATGAGATG GTATCTTGATACAGCTGGTATGAAGAGGTCCAGCGCATATCTCATTAACGGCATTGTGATATTTTTTTCATGGCTG GGAGCCAGGATTCTACTGTTCGGTTACATGTTTTACCATGTTTACCTGCACTATGATCAG GTCATCCAGATGCACATCTTTGGATATATGTTGGTCTTTGCTGTACCAGCAGTGCTAGCAATAATGAACTTGATGTGGTTTGGAAAGATTATCAAGGGGTTGATTAAACAATTATCTAAGAGGCAATGA
- the LOC101297047 gene encoding uncharacterized protein LOC101297047 gives MIAQVNNLVLYAKPVHEKTTSMQNPSFVSIQVRCFSSSRLTHQPKASLSDSTQVVTSPFANRVSRTARTEGQEALFDYLHCTRSFGFTDAEHISKNSPKFLENLLSKIDCEKEVASLLRRFLRYNPINEFEPFFESLGLSPSELPLLLPRHLMYLSDDPVMFENFQALCDYGIPRSNIGRMYKEAREIFGYDCGVLTSKLQAYEYLGLSKGTVVKLVSCCPWLLIGGVNNELVKFLEKLKYLGLGMDWIGGYASDNCTYNWNRMLETMDFLDNVGYTKQQMCSLFERNPALLLEGSGKNVYVLFGRLLKLGLEMNEVYSLFMQYPQVLSVKSTRYLLQALDYLIEVGMGTDEIADVVVSDLEFLSSSRLKRPSTVRRELKVGRDGLLQVIREDPRKLLRLASKSKATTSKQVVSQVPYNHLEKTSFLMRLGYAENSEEMIKALKKFRGRGDQLQERFDCLVEAGLDCNVVMNMIKQAPMVLNQSKDMIVKKIACLTSCIGYPLESLEAFPAYLCYDMDRINLRFSMYSWLREKRAAKPMLSLSTLLACSDVRFAKYYVDIHPEGPIMWESLKKQKKLRAK, from the coding sequence ATGATTGCGCAGGTCAACAATCTAGTACTCTATGCAAAACCTGTTCATGAAAAAACCACTTCTATGCAAAACCCATCTTTTGTTTCCATTCAAGTTCGATGCTTTTCGAGTTCTAGGCTTACCCATCAGCCAAAGGCATCTCTTTCTGATTCAACCCAAGTGGTCACTTCTCCTTTTGCTAACCGGGTTTCTAGAACTGCTAGAACCGAGGGTCAGGAGGCCCTTTTCGATTACCTGCATTGTACTCGAAGCTTCGGCTTCACTGATGCAGAGCATATTAGCAAGAACTCCCCTAAGTTTCTTGAGAATTTGCTCTCCAAGATTGATTGTGAGAAAGAGGTTGCGAGTCTTTTGAGAAGGTTCCTTCGCTATAATCCGATTAATGAGTTTGAGCCGTTCTTTGAGAGCTTGGGTTTGAGCCCATCTGAGCTGCCATTGCTTCTACCAAGACACTTGATGTATCTGAGTGATGATCCTGTTATGTTTGAAAATTTTCAAGCTTTATGTGATTATGGAATACCCCGGAGTAACATTGGTAGGATGTATAAGGAGGCAAGGGAGATATTTGGATATGACTGTGGAGTATTGACTTCAAAGCTTCAAGCTTATGAGTATTTGGGGTTAAGCAAAGGCACAGTTGTTAAGCTTGTTAGTTGTTGCCCGTGGCTTTTGATTGGTGGTGTTAACAATGAACTTGTCAAGTTTCTTGAAAAGTTGAAGTATTTAGGCCTTGGAATGGATTGGATTGGCGGGTATGCATCAGATAACTGCACGTATAACTGGAACAGAATGCTTGAGACAATGGATTTTCTAGATAATGTTGGTTATACAAAGCAGCAGATGTGTAGTTTGTTTGAAAGAAATCCTGCATTATTGTTAGAAGGTTCTGGGAAGAATGTCTATGTGTTGTTTGGCCGGTTACTCAAATTGGGTCTTGAAATGAATGAGGTTTATTCATTGTTTATGCAATATCCACAGGTCTTGTCAGTTAAGTCCACAAGATATCTTTTGCAGGCACTAGACTATTTGATTGAGGTAGGAATGGGCACGGATGAGATTGCAGATGTTGTAGTCAGTGACTTGGAATTTCTGAGCTCCTCTCGGCTGAAAAGACCCAGTACTGTACGTAGAGAATTAAAGGTTGGAAGAGATGGTCTGCTGCAAGTTATAAGGGAAGACCCAAGGAAGTTGTTGAGATTGGCTTCAAAATCTAAAGCTACAACCAGCAAGCAAGTAGTATCTCAAGTTCCTTATAATCATCTAGAGAAAACATCATTCTTGATGAGATTGGGTTATGCCGAAAACTCAGAGGAGATGATTAAAGCTTTAAAAAAGTTCAGGGGTAGAGGTGATCAGTTACAGGAGAGGTTCGATTGTCTGGTAGAAGCTGGCTTAGATTGCAATGTTGTGATGAACATGATAAAACAAGCACCCATGGTCCTTAACCAGAGTAAAGACATGATTGTGAAGAAGATAGCTTGCCTAACAAGCTGTATAGGTTATCCACTGGAATCATTGGAGGCATTCCCGGCATATTTATGTTATGACATGGACAGGATCAATCTTAGATTCTCAATGTATTCGTGGCTAAGGGAGAAACGTGCAGCAAAGCCTATGTTGTCATTGAGCACTCTTCTTGCATGCTCAGATGTACGATTTGCAAAATACTATGTAGACATTCATCCTGAAGGTCCAATCATGTGGGAAAGTTTAAAGAAGCAAAAGAAGCTAAGGGCCAAGTAG
- the LOC101306890 gene encoding regulatory protein NPR3-like isoform 2 has product MANSALPSLEVISLTKLSSSLEQLLLDSGCDYSDAEIIVEGDPVGVHRCILASRSKFFCELFKKEKGYSEKEGKLGKPKYKMKDLLPYGDVGYEAFLVYLNYVYTGKLKPSPIEVSTCVHNVCAHDSCRPAINFAVELMYASSIFQMPDLVSVFQRRLLNFVGKAMAEDVIPILVVGFHCHLSELVTHSIERVARSDLDSICIDKELPYEVAEKIKLLRRDSQHASELSTPPVDPLREKRIRSIHKALDSDDVELVKLLLSESNITLDEAHALHYAAAYCDPKVVTEVLGLGMADVNLRNPRGYTVLHIAVMRREPSIIVLLLSKGARASELTSDGQSAVSICRRLTRAKDYHSKTVQGQETNKDRICIDVLEREMRKNPMAGDASVSSQTIADDLHMKLLYLENRVAFARLFFPSEAKLAMVVAQSDTTSEFAGISPSKGSSGNLMEVDLNETPTVQKKRLHSRLESLMKTVNMGRCYFPHCSEVLDKFMEDDLPDLFFLETGTPDEQKIKRMRFMELKDEVQKAFSKDKAELNLSGLTSSSSSSSPKKVGVNHKTRK; this is encoded by the exons ATGGCGAATTCAG CCTTGCCTAGTCTTGAAGTCATCAGTTTGACCAAGCTTAGCTCTAGTTTGGAGCAGCTCTTGCTTGATTCTGGCTGTGATTATAGTGATGCCGAAATCATTGTTGAGGGTGATCCTGTTGGTGTTCACCGATGTATATTGGCTTCTAGGAGCAAGTTTTTTTGTGAACTATTTAAGAAAGAAAAGGGGTATTCTGAGAAGGAGGGCAAACTGGGGAAACCAAAGTATAAAATGAAGGATTTGCTACCTTATGGGGACGTTGGATATGAAGCATTTTTGGTTTACTTGAACTACGTGTATACCGGAAAGCTGAAGCCTTCTCCCATTGAGGTGTCAACTTGTGTGCACAATGTATGTGCCCATGACTCATGTAGACCTGCAATCAATTTTGCTGTGGAATTGATGTACGCCTCTTCCATTTTCCAAATGCCGGATTTGGTTTCAGTATTCCAG CGACGCCTTCTTAATTTTGTTGGGAAAGCTATGGCAGAAGATGTCATCCCAATCCTTGTGGTTGGTTTCCACTGTCATTTGAGCGAGCTTGTCACTCATTCCATAGAGAGAGTGGCACGATCAGATCTTGATAGCATCTGTATTGACAAGGAACTTCCTTATGAGGTTGCAGAGAAAATTAAACTGCTTCGTCGTGATTCTCAACATGCTAGTGAACTGAGCACTCCACCTGTGGACCCCTTGCGTGAAAAAAGAATTAGGAGCATACATAAGGCATTAGACTCGGATGATGTTGAACTTGTGAAACTTCTTTTATCTGAGTCGAATATAACCTTAGATGAAGCCCATGCTCTCCACTATGCTGCAGCCTACTGTGATCCTAAGGTTGTTACTGAAGTTCTTGGTCTGGGTATGGCTGATGTTAACCTTCGTAATCCTCGGGGTTATACCGTGCTTCATATTGCTGTGATGCGCAGAGAGCCATCAATAATAGTATTGCTTCTTAGTAAAGGAGCTCGTGCATCAGAGCTGACATCAGATGGTCAAAGTGCAGTTAGTATTTGCCGGCGGTTGACAAGGGCAAAGGACTATCATTCAAAAACAGTGCAGGGGCAAGAAACTAACAAGGACCGAATTTGCATTGATGTTCTAGAGAGAGAAATGCGGAAGAATCCAATGGCAGGAGATGCATCTGTGTCTTCTCAAACAATTGCTGATGATCTGCACATGAAATTGCTGTACCTGGAGAACAGAG TGGCTTTTGCTCGTTTGTTTTTCCCTAGTGAAGCAAAGCTAGCCATGGTCGTTGCTCAATCCGACACAACATCTGAGTTTGCTGGAATCTCTCCATCAAAAGGCTCAAGCGGGAATTTGATGGAGGTTGATTTAAACGAGACCCCCACAGTGCAGAAGAAAAGACTCCATTCTAGGTTGGAATCCCTTATGAAAACAG TCAACATGGGTAGATGCTATTTCCCTCATTGCTCAGAAGTCCTGGATAAGTTTATGGAGGATGACCTGCCTGATTTGTTCTTTCTTGAGACGGGTACCCCTGACGAGCAGAAAATAAAGAGGATGCGTTTCATGGAGCTCAAGGATGAAGTCCAGAAGGCATTTAGCAAGGACAAAGCGGAGCTCAACCTCTCTGGGTTGACTTCTTCATCATCCTCATCATCTCCAAAAAAAGTTGGTGTAAATCACAAGACTAGAAAATAG
- the LOC101306890 gene encoding regulatory protein NPR3-like isoform 1 — MANSGEPSSSLSFTSSSHLSNGSISHNLSSSEALPSLEVISLTKLSSSLEQLLLDSGCDYSDAEIIVEGDPVGVHRCILASRSKFFCELFKKEKGYSEKEGKLGKPKYKMKDLLPYGDVGYEAFLVYLNYVYTGKLKPSPIEVSTCVHNVCAHDSCRPAINFAVELMYASSIFQMPDLVSVFQRRLLNFVGKAMAEDVIPILVVGFHCHLSELVTHSIERVARSDLDSICIDKELPYEVAEKIKLLRRDSQHASELSTPPVDPLREKRIRSIHKALDSDDVELVKLLLSESNITLDEAHALHYAAAYCDPKVVTEVLGLGMADVNLRNPRGYTVLHIAVMRREPSIIVLLLSKGARASELTSDGQSAVSICRRLTRAKDYHSKTVQGQETNKDRICIDVLEREMRKNPMAGDASVSSQTIADDLHMKLLYLENRVAFARLFFPSEAKLAMVVAQSDTTSEFAGISPSKGSSGNLMEVDLNETPTVQKKRLHSRLESLMKTVNMGRCYFPHCSEVLDKFMEDDLPDLFFLETGTPDEQKIKRMRFMELKDEVQKAFSKDKAELNLSGLTSSSSSSSPKKVGVNHKTRK, encoded by the exons ATGGCGAATTCAGGTGAGCCATCGTCTTCTTTGAGCTTCACTTCATCTTCCCATCTATCAAATGGTTCGATAAGCCACAACTTATCTTCCTCTGAAGCCTTGCCTAGTCTTGAAGTCATCAGTTTGACCAAGCTTAGCTCTAGTTTGGAGCAGCTCTTGCTTGATTCTGGCTGTGATTATAGTGATGCCGAAATCATTGTTGAGGGTGATCCTGTTGGTGTTCACCGATGTATATTGGCTTCTAGGAGCAAGTTTTTTTGTGAACTATTTAAGAAAGAAAAGGGGTATTCTGAGAAGGAGGGCAAACTGGGGAAACCAAAGTATAAAATGAAGGATTTGCTACCTTATGGGGACGTTGGATATGAAGCATTTTTGGTTTACTTGAACTACGTGTATACCGGAAAGCTGAAGCCTTCTCCCATTGAGGTGTCAACTTGTGTGCACAATGTATGTGCCCATGACTCATGTAGACCTGCAATCAATTTTGCTGTGGAATTGATGTACGCCTCTTCCATTTTCCAAATGCCGGATTTGGTTTCAGTATTCCAG CGACGCCTTCTTAATTTTGTTGGGAAAGCTATGGCAGAAGATGTCATCCCAATCCTTGTGGTTGGTTTCCACTGTCATTTGAGCGAGCTTGTCACTCATTCCATAGAGAGAGTGGCACGATCAGATCTTGATAGCATCTGTATTGACAAGGAACTTCCTTATGAGGTTGCAGAGAAAATTAAACTGCTTCGTCGTGATTCTCAACATGCTAGTGAACTGAGCACTCCACCTGTGGACCCCTTGCGTGAAAAAAGAATTAGGAGCATACATAAGGCATTAGACTCGGATGATGTTGAACTTGTGAAACTTCTTTTATCTGAGTCGAATATAACCTTAGATGAAGCCCATGCTCTCCACTATGCTGCAGCCTACTGTGATCCTAAGGTTGTTACTGAAGTTCTTGGTCTGGGTATGGCTGATGTTAACCTTCGTAATCCTCGGGGTTATACCGTGCTTCATATTGCTGTGATGCGCAGAGAGCCATCAATAATAGTATTGCTTCTTAGTAAAGGAGCTCGTGCATCAGAGCTGACATCAGATGGTCAAAGTGCAGTTAGTATTTGCCGGCGGTTGACAAGGGCAAAGGACTATCATTCAAAAACAGTGCAGGGGCAAGAAACTAACAAGGACCGAATTTGCATTGATGTTCTAGAGAGAGAAATGCGGAAGAATCCAATGGCAGGAGATGCATCTGTGTCTTCTCAAACAATTGCTGATGATCTGCACATGAAATTGCTGTACCTGGAGAACAGAG TGGCTTTTGCTCGTTTGTTTTTCCCTAGTGAAGCAAAGCTAGCCATGGTCGTTGCTCAATCCGACACAACATCTGAGTTTGCTGGAATCTCTCCATCAAAAGGCTCAAGCGGGAATTTGATGGAGGTTGATTTAAACGAGACCCCCACAGTGCAGAAGAAAAGACTCCATTCTAGGTTGGAATCCCTTATGAAAACAG TCAACATGGGTAGATGCTATTTCCCTCATTGCTCAGAAGTCCTGGATAAGTTTATGGAGGATGACCTGCCTGATTTGTTCTTTCTTGAGACGGGTACCCCTGACGAGCAGAAAATAAAGAGGATGCGTTTCATGGAGCTCAAGGATGAAGTCCAGAAGGCATTTAGCAAGGACAAAGCGGAGCTCAACCTCTCTGGGTTGACTTCTTCATCATCCTCATCATCTCCAAAAAAAGTTGGTGTAAATCACAAGACTAGAAAATAG